One Moorella sp. E308F genomic region harbors:
- a CDS encoding cation-translocating P-type ATPase: protein MQSRLWYQMSPDEALQVLQSDGQRGLAGAEARRRLEEAGPNQLKAKPKVPPYIIFLNQFQDFMVLVLLAATAVSAFLGEIADAITIVAIVVINAILGFIQEYRAERSLEALKEMAAPEARVRRDNEVRRVPAREVVPGDILLLESGDRVAADALLLKAVNLQADEAALTGESVPVHKVPGPLRGPVAVGDRRNMVHQGTVITCGRGEAVVVATGMNTEVGKIAGLLQEVEDEDTPLQKRLAALGRWLVLACLAICAAVVSIGTFRGEELYSMFLAGVSLAVAAIPEGLPAIVTVCLALGVQKMVQRQAIIRKLPAVETLGCVTVICSDKTGTLTQNQMTVRRVWAGGRSLMVSGTGYIPQGEYLDQGRRVTVAGDLKMLLSIAALCNNAVLQKAGLTIGGWLRRNGGRERAGEGPKNRNSGSWSISGDPTEGALLVAAAKGGLWRERLEREEPRVAEIPFDSGRKRMSVICRAGRGLRAYVKGAPDVILDLCDRILVDGRVLPLDAARRELIRAENEAMAGQALRVLALAYRDLEAGAELNGETVEKNLILVGLMGMLDPPRPEAAAAIRVCHQAGIKVVMITGDHQVTARAVARELGLPAGEGQVLNGRELETMTDAELAGVAPEINVYARVSPHHKLRIVRALKAGGHIVAMTGDGVNDAPAIKEADIGIAMGRSGTDVAREAAAMVLADDNFATIVAAVEEGRGIYDNIRKFIRYLLSCNIGEVFTMFVAVVSGLPLPLLPIQILWMNLVTDGLPAMALGVDNKEPGLMQRPPRPPGESVFARGLGRGMAVLGLQIGLATLAVFILGLYLGDGDLLTARTLSFTTLVMAQLFAVFECRSEHLSPFAAGYFSNPYLVLAVACSAAMQLLVLYIPLLQAVFKTVPLNSFHWGIVILAAGWRTILQAIYYYLLAPARRLVWQR from the coding sequence ATGCAGTCACGTCTTTGGTACCAGATGAGTCCTGACGAAGCCTTGCAGGTTTTGCAGTCAGACGGCCAACGGGGCCTGGCAGGGGCGGAAGCACGCCGGCGCCTGGAGGAAGCCGGTCCCAACCAGCTAAAGGCCAAACCGAAGGTACCGCCTTATATAATCTTCCTGAACCAGTTTCAAGATTTCATGGTCCTGGTGTTACTTGCGGCTACTGCTGTTTCGGCCTTTCTTGGGGAAATAGCCGATGCGATAACCATTGTGGCCATTGTGGTTATCAATGCCATCCTGGGCTTTATCCAGGAATACCGGGCCGAACGTTCCCTGGAAGCTTTAAAAGAAATGGCGGCGCCGGAGGCCCGGGTGCGGCGGGATAATGAGGTGCGGCGGGTACCGGCACGGGAGGTTGTCCCCGGCGATATTTTGCTCCTGGAAAGCGGCGACCGGGTGGCGGCCGATGCCCTGCTCTTAAAAGCCGTTAACCTCCAGGCCGATGAGGCGGCCCTCACCGGCGAGTCGGTTCCGGTCCATAAAGTGCCCGGTCCTCTGCGAGGACCGGTAGCCGTCGGCGACCGGCGCAATATGGTCCACCAGGGGACGGTGATCACCTGCGGCCGCGGTGAGGCTGTAGTGGTAGCCACAGGAATGAACACGGAAGTAGGAAAGATTGCCGGCCTGCTCCAGGAAGTGGAAGATGAAGATACTCCTTTACAAAAGCGCCTGGCTGCCTTAGGCCGCTGGCTGGTGCTGGCCTGCCTGGCTATCTGCGCTGCTGTGGTTAGCATCGGTACCTTCCGGGGCGAAGAATTGTATAGTATGTTCCTGGCCGGCGTAAGTCTAGCCGTGGCAGCCATCCCCGAGGGCCTGCCGGCCATTGTCACCGTATGCCTGGCCCTGGGGGTACAAAAGATGGTGCAGCGCCAGGCCATCATTCGCAAGCTGCCGGCCGTAGAGACCCTGGGATGTGTTACGGTGATTTGCTCGGACAAGACCGGGACCCTCACCCAGAACCAAATGACCGTGCGCCGGGTCTGGGCCGGCGGCAGAAGCCTAATGGTGAGCGGAACTGGATATATTCCCCAGGGTGAATACCTGGACCAGGGCCGGCGGGTGACCGTGGCAGGCGACCTTAAAATGCTGCTCAGCATTGCCGCCCTGTGCAACAACGCCGTCCTGCAGAAGGCCGGCCTGACCATTGGCGGCTGGCTGCGCCGGAACGGCGGCCGGGAGAGGGCCGGTGAGGGACCAAAGAACCGCAACAGCGGCAGCTGGAGTATCAGCGGCGATCCTACGGAAGGCGCCCTGCTGGTGGCAGCTGCCAAAGGTGGTCTCTGGCGGGAACGGCTGGAACGGGAAGAACCCCGGGTGGCCGAAATTCCCTTTGATTCCGGCCGCAAGCGCATGAGCGTCATCTGCCGGGCCGGCCGGGGCTTACGGGCTTATGTCAAAGGGGCCCCGGATGTGATCCTCGACCTCTGTGACCGGATCCTCGTGGACGGCAGGGTCCTGCCCCTGGATGCCGCCCGGCGCGAGCTCATCAGAGCCGAGAATGAGGCTATGGCCGGGCAGGCCCTGCGGGTCCTGGCCCTGGCTTACCGCGACCTGGAGGCGGGAGCGGAATTAAATGGAGAAACGGTAGAAAAGAACCTTATCCTGGTGGGCTTAATGGGTATGCTGGACCCGCCGCGGCCGGAAGCGGCAGCGGCCATCCGCGTCTGCCACCAGGCGGGAATTAAAGTGGTTATGATTACCGGCGACCACCAGGTAACGGCGCGGGCCGTGGCCAGGGAACTGGGACTGCCGGCAGGAGAAGGTCAGGTTTTAAACGGCCGGGAACTGGAAACGATGACCGATGCCGAGCTGGCCGGGGTGGCCCCGGAAATCAATGTTTACGCCCGGGTTTCGCCCCACCACAAGCTGCGCATCGTCCGGGCTTTAAAGGCCGGCGGCCATATTGTGGCCATGACCGGGGACGGGGTCAACGATGCTCCGGCCATTAAAGAGGCTGATATCGGCATTGCCATGGGCCGCAGCGGCACCGACGTGGCCAGGGAAGCCGCCGCCATGGTCCTGGCCGACGATAATTTCGCCACTATTGTGGCCGCCGTGGAAGAGGGCCGCGGCATTTATGATAATATCCGTAAATTTATCCGCTACCTGCTGTCCTGTAATATCGGGGAAGTATTTACCATGTTCGTGGCGGTTGTCAGCGGCCTGCCCCTGCCCCTCTTACCCATCCAGATTCTCTGGATGAACCTGGTTACCGACGGCCTGCCGGCCATGGCCCTGGGGGTGGACAACAAGGAGCCGGGCTTGATGCAGCGGCCGCCCCGACCGCCCGGAGAAAGTGTTTTCGCCCGTGGTTTGGGCAGGGGCATGGCCGTCCTGGGTCTCCAGATCGGCCTGGCCACCCTGGCCGTATTTATCCTGGGCCTGTACCTGGGCGATGGCGATTTACTCACCGCCCGCACCCTGTCCTTTACCACCCTGGTCATGGCCCAGCTCTTCGCCGTCTTTGAATGCCGTTCCGAACACCTTTCCCCCTTTGCGGCAGGCTATTTTTCCAACCCCTACCTGGTGCTGGCCGTAGCCTGTTCAGCCGCCATGCAGCTCCTGGTACTTTACATACCCCTGCTCCAGGCCGTCTTTAAAACAGTACCTTTGAACTCCTTCCACTGGGGTATAGTTATCCTGGCAGCCGGATGGCGCACCATCCTCCAGGCCATATATTACTACCTGTTGGCCCCGGCCAGGCGCCTGGTGTGGCAGAGATAA
- the dapF gene encoding diaminopimelate epimerase translates to MHFVKMHGLGNDFVLVNALEEKLPGDLAELARRVCHRRFGIGADGLILVLPSVRADLRMRIFNPDGSEPEMCGNGIRCFARYAYEAGLVRGPEIQVETLAGIIKPRLILKDGKVAGVRVDMGEPRLERSQIPMAGEGSPVLDEPVTVAGTTWRGTCVSMGNPHCVFFVADVEEAPVTTVGPAVENHPLFPQRTNVEFIEVLNTGELKMRVWERGAGETMACGTGACAAAVAGALTGRSNREVTVHLAAGDLQIEWSKDNNHVYMTGPAVEVFRGDFPLSED, encoded by the coding sequence TTGCATTTTGTCAAGATGCATGGCCTCGGGAATGATTTTGTCCTGGTAAACGCCCTGGAAGAAAAATTGCCGGGCGATTTAGCCGAACTTGCCCGGCGGGTCTGCCATCGCCGTTTTGGTATTGGCGCCGATGGCCTTATCCTGGTATTGCCTTCAGTCCGGGCGGACTTAAGGATGCGCATTTTTAATCCCGACGGCAGTGAGCCGGAGATGTGCGGTAATGGCATCCGCTGTTTTGCCCGCTATGCCTATGAAGCAGGGCTGGTCCGGGGACCGGAAATCCAGGTGGAAACCCTGGCCGGGATTATAAAGCCCCGGCTGATCCTCAAGGACGGTAAAGTAGCCGGCGTCCGGGTAGACATGGGCGAGCCCCGCCTGGAGCGGAGCCAGATTCCCATGGCCGGGGAAGGTTCCCCGGTGCTGGACGAGCCGGTGACGGTGGCCGGTACCACCTGGCGGGGAACCTGCGTGTCCATGGGAAACCCCCACTGCGTTTTTTTTGTTGCGGATGTGGAGGAGGCTCCCGTGACTACGGTAGGACCGGCGGTAGAAAACCATCCCCTCTTTCCCCAGCGCACCAACGTCGAGTTCATTGAGGTCCTGAACACCGGCGAGCTAAAAATGCGCGTCTGGGAGCGGGGGGCCGGGGAGACCATGGCCTGCGGTACCGGCGCCTGCGCCGCTGCTGTTGCCGGGGCCCTCACCGGCCGCAGCAACCGGGAAGTGACGGTCCACCTGGCTGCCGGCGACCTGCAGATAGAATGGTCAAAGGATAATAATCATGTCTACATGACCGGACCGGCAGTAGAAGTCTTCCGGGGTGATTTCCCCCTTTCTGAGGACTAA
- a CDS encoding LL-diaminopimelate aminotransferase — protein sequence MQEARRIRELPPYLFARIEKKIEEARERGVDIISLGIGDPDMPTPAHVIEKLVEQAHNPENHRYPTSVGMLSFRQAVADWYRKLYNVDLDPRREVVTLIGSKEGIAHISFCYVDPGDINLVPDPGYPVYNIGTLLAGGESYFMPLTAANGFLPDLRDIPSDVARRAKLMFINYPNNPTGAVADLKFFQEVVEFAKNYDLIVCHDAAYSEITYDGYRAPSFLQAPGAKDVGIEFNSVSKPYNMTGWRLGWACGRADVIEALGRLKSNIDSGVFQAVQYAGIAALTGPQEGLDEVRRIYQERRDIIVDGLNSLGWQLEKPKATFYVWAPVPRGYTSAEFAEMVLEKAGVIITPGNGYGSYGEGYFRIALTISKERMQEAIERLRRALGKVEF from the coding sequence ATGCAAGAAGCAAGGCGTATCCGTGAGTTACCACCCTATTTATTTGCCCGCATTGAGAAAAAAATAGAAGAAGCCCGGGAACGGGGAGTTGATATCATCAGCCTGGGTATCGGCGATCCTGATATGCCCACCCCGGCCCATGTCATAGAAAAACTGGTGGAGCAGGCCCATAACCCCGAAAACCACCGCTATCCCACTTCGGTAGGGATGCTCTCTTTTCGCCAGGCCGTGGCCGATTGGTATCGTAAACTTTACAATGTGGACCTTGATCCCCGCCGGGAAGTAGTAACCCTCATTGGGTCCAAAGAGGGTATCGCCCATATCTCCTTCTGCTACGTTGACCCCGGCGATATCAATCTGGTACCCGACCCCGGCTATCCCGTCTACAATATCGGCACCCTGCTGGCCGGCGGGGAATCCTACTTTATGCCTCTCACGGCAGCCAACGGCTTTTTACCCGATCTCAGGGATATTCCTAGCGATGTCGCCCGCCGGGCCAAGCTGATGTTTATCAATTACCCCAATAACCCTACCGGCGCCGTAGCAGACTTAAAATTTTTCCAGGAAGTGGTTGAGTTCGCTAAAAACTATGATCTTATTGTCTGCCATGATGCCGCCTATAGCGAAATTACCTACGACGGCTACCGCGCCCCTTCCTTCCTGCAGGCTCCCGGAGCTAAAGACGTCGGTATTGAGTTTAACTCCGTATCCAAACCCTATAATATGACCGGCTGGCGGCTGGGCTGGGCCTGCGGCCGCGCTGATGTCATCGAAGCCCTGGGACGGCTCAAGTCCAACATTGACTCCGGGGTCTTCCAGGCCGTCCAGTATGCCGGCATTGCCGCCCTGACGGGGCCCCAGGAAGGTCTTGACGAGGTACGGCGCATTTACCAGGAGCGGCGGGACATCATCGTTGACGGTCTTAACTCCCTGGGCTGGCAGCTTGAAAAGCCCAAAGCTACTTTCTATGTCTGGGCGCCGGTACCCAGGGGCTATACTTCGGCCGAGTTTGCCGAGATGGTCCTGGAGAAGGCCGGCGTGATCATAACCCCGGGTAATGGCTATGGCAGCTATGGCGAAGGTTATTTCCGCATTGCTTTGACTATCAGCAAAGAACGCATGCAGGAAGCCATTGAACGCCTGCGGCGGGCTTTAGGTAAAGTAGAGTTTTAG
- a CDS encoding YicC/YloC family endoribonuclease translates to MLNSMTGYGRGEARGAGRTVTVEIRAVNQRFLDVVIRLPRLYTALEEKIRQVIKNSLSRGRVEVMVSISEENGEKRPLTVDMGLAMAYYNALKELAQNLAIPADITAEKLLAIPEVVKVAEPEWDEATLWPVVAGALEKAVENLLAMRRAEGQRLQADLEERVAYVRRQVEAIRERAPEVPREYARRLKERVAELSGGITLDPGRLEMEVALLAEKADITEEIVRLLSHLEQMATAMAGTEPAGRRLDFILQEMWREINTIGSKAGDLAISNLVVAVKGELEKMREQVQNVE, encoded by the coding sequence ATGCTGAACAGTATGACTGGTTACGGCCGGGGTGAAGCCAGGGGCGCCGGCAGGACGGTTACCGTAGAGATCCGGGCCGTAAACCAGCGTTTCCTGGATGTGGTAATCCGACTGCCCCGCCTTTATACAGCCCTGGAAGAAAAGATACGCCAGGTTATTAAAAATAGCCTCAGCAGGGGCCGCGTCGAAGTAATGGTGAGCATTAGCGAAGAAAATGGGGAGAAACGGCCGCTAACCGTTGACATGGGCCTGGCAATGGCGTATTATAATGCCTTGAAGGAATTGGCGCAAAATCTGGCTATTCCGGCGGATATTACCGCCGAAAAGCTGTTAGCTATACCAGAGGTCGTTAAAGTTGCCGAACCGGAATGGGACGAGGCCACCCTCTGGCCGGTAGTAGCCGGGGCTTTAGAAAAAGCCGTAGAGAACTTGCTGGCCATGCGGCGGGCCGAAGGGCAACGCCTGCAGGCCGACCTGGAAGAACGGGTGGCGTATGTGCGCCGGCAGGTGGAAGCCATCCGGGAACGGGCGCCGGAAGTACCTCGGGAGTATGCCCGGCGTCTTAAAGAGCGGGTTGCCGAACTAAGCGGGGGCATAACCCTTGATCCCGGGCGCCTGGAGATGGAGGTAGCCCTGCTGGCCGAAAAGGCCGATATCACCGAGGAAATCGTCCGCCTTTTAAGTCACCTGGAGCAAATGGCCACGGCCATGGCCGGTACGGAACCGGCCGGGAGGCGGCTGGATTTTATCCTGCAGGAAATGTGGCGGGAAATAAATACCATCGGATCCAAGGCCGGTGATCTGGCCATAAGTAACCTGGTAGTAGCGGTTAAGGGCGAACTGGAGAAGATGCGCGAACAGGTCCAGAACGTGGAGTAG
- the remA gene encoding extracellular matrix/biofilm regulator RemA — MDIKLINIGFGNIVSARRIVAIVSPESAPIKRIIQEARDRGRLIDATYGRRTRAVIITDSDHIILSAVQPETVAHRLSSREAINTSDEAEE, encoded by the coding sequence ATGGACATCAAATTAATTAATATTGGCTTTGGCAACATTGTTTCCGCCCGGCGCATAGTAGCAATTGTCAGCCCCGAGTCCGCACCCATTAAACGAATTATCCAGGAAGCCCGCGACCGCGGCAGGTTAATTGATGCCACCTATGGCCGCCGGACCAGGGCGGTGATTATCACTGACAGCGATCATATCATCCTGTCGGCAGTCCAGCCGGAAACAGTGGCCCATCGCCTTTCCTCCCGGGAAGCTATCAATACAAGTGATGAAGCGGAAGAGTAA
- the rpoZ gene encoding DNA-directed RNA polymerase subunit omega, with the protein MKQPSLDKLEKRVGSKYALAVLAAKRARSLTEGQFADLYPKGTKPVTVALMEIAEGKIKYEWGKKKA; encoded by the coding sequence TTGAAACAGCCATCCCTGGATAAACTGGAAAAGAGAGTTGGCAGCAAATACGCCCTGGCGGTCCTGGCCGCCAAGAGGGCGCGGTCGCTGACAGAAGGACAATTTGCCGATTTGTACCCCAAGGGGACCAAGCCGGTAACGGTAGCCCTCATGGAAATTGCTGAGGGCAAAATAAAATACGAGTGGGGTAAAAAGAAAGCGTGA
- the coaBC gene encoding bifunctional phosphopantothenoylcysteine decarboxylase/phosphopantothenate--cysteine ligase CoaBC: MKFLEGKTILLGVCGGIAAYKAAELCRLLVQEGATVRVIMTAGAREFISPLTFSTLTGQPALTAIFGAGSDGPLTHIDLANKADLFVVAPATANILAKLAAGLADDLLSTTALAVNCPTLVAPAMNVNMYAKAAVQENLATLKRRGWGIIEPEEGFLACGTTGKGRLASLERIVAACRRALAPQDYQDLAVLVTAGGTKEPLDPVRYIGNYSSGKMGYALARAAWERGARVTLITASPLPPPPEVKVVRVQTADEMLAALEERFKGADIVLKAAAVADFRPVAQAAQKIKKGSKKKLTLELEPTVDILASLSRMKERQILVGFAAETEDLLANARQKLQSKQLDLIVANDVTRPGAGFDSETNIVTLLFPDGGKQQLPQLSKLEVAHRILDAVKTLPRFQGRGTGPEREE; encoded by the coding sequence GTGAAGTTTTTAGAGGGGAAAACCATCCTTCTGGGAGTCTGCGGCGGCATTGCCGCCTACAAGGCAGCCGAGCTCTGCCGGCTTTTGGTTCAGGAAGGAGCTACCGTACGGGTGATCATGACGGCAGGGGCAAGGGAGTTTATTAGCCCCCTGACCTTCAGCACCCTGACGGGGCAACCGGCCCTGACGGCAATTTTCGGGGCCGGGAGCGATGGTCCCTTGACCCATATTGATCTGGCCAACAAAGCGGATCTTTTTGTCGTCGCCCCGGCGACGGCCAACATCCTGGCCAAGCTGGCCGCCGGCCTGGCTGATGATCTCCTGAGTACAACGGCCCTGGCCGTGAACTGTCCCACCCTGGTGGCTCCGGCCATGAATGTCAACATGTATGCTAAAGCCGCCGTGCAGGAAAATCTGGCGACATTAAAACGGCGCGGCTGGGGCATTATTGAACCCGAGGAAGGCTTCCTGGCCTGCGGTACCACGGGAAAAGGGCGACTGGCCAGTTTAGAGCGTATTGTCGCGGCCTGCCGGCGAGCCCTGGCACCTCAGGATTACCAGGACCTGGCAGTATTGGTGACTGCCGGCGGTACGAAGGAACCCCTGGACCCGGTAAGGTACATAGGTAATTATAGCTCCGGTAAGATGGGCTATGCCCTGGCCCGGGCAGCCTGGGAGCGGGGTGCCAGGGTGACGCTGATCACTGCCAGCCCGCTGCCCCCACCACCTGAGGTAAAAGTCGTACGGGTGCAGACGGCGGACGAAATGCTGGCCGCTCTGGAGGAGCGTTTTAAGGGAGCAGATATAGTCCTGAAGGCTGCCGCGGTTGCCGATTTCCGGCCGGTGGCTCAAGCAGCGCAGAAGATCAAAAAAGGGTCTAAAAAGAAACTAACCCTTGAGCTGGAACCGACGGTCGATATCCTGGCTTCCTTAAGCAGGATGAAAGAAAGACAAATATTGGTCGGTTTTGCCGCGGAAACTGAGGACCTGCTGGCGAACGCCAGGCAAAAGCTCCAGAGCAAGCAGTTAGATTTAATCGTAGCCAATGATGTTACCCGGCCCGGGGCAGGATTTGACAGCGAAACAAATATTGTCACTCTGCTTTTTCCTGACGGGGGCAAGCAACAATTACCGCAGCTGTCCAAGCTGGAAGTGGCCCACCGCATCCTGGATGCTGTCAAAACCCTGCCACGCTTTCAGGGAAGGGGAACAGGGCCGGAAAGGGAGGAATGA
- the metK gene encoding methionine adenosyltransferase, translating to MARKLFTSESVTEGHPDKIADRIADAVLDAIYEKDPLARVACECLVSTGLVLVAGQITTDCYVDIPRVARETIREIGYTRAKFGFDCDTCAVITSIDEQSPDIAMGVNEAWEKKEGVARDELETLGAGDQGMMFGYATLETPEYMPMPIALAHKLTRRLAEVRKERILPYLRPDGKAQVTVEYEDGRPVRVDTVVISTQHRPDIDMAALRDDILETVIKPVIPAEMLDNRTRYFINPTGRFVIGGPQGDTGLTGRKIIVDTYGGMARHGGGALSGKDPTKVDRSAAYAARYVAKNVVAAGLAERCEVQVAYAIGVARPVSISVETYGTGRISDERLVELIRSHFDLRPGAIIRDLDLRRPIYKPVSVYGHFGRSDLDLPWERLDKVEALREAAGL from the coding sequence ATGGCACGCAAGTTATTTACTTCCGAATCGGTAACAGAAGGGCATCCTGATAAAATAGCCGACCGTATTGCCGACGCCGTCCTGGATGCCATTTATGAAAAGGATCCCCTGGCCAGGGTGGCCTGTGAGTGTCTGGTCAGTACTGGCCTGGTTCTGGTGGCCGGGCAGATAACAACCGATTGCTATGTGGATATACCGAGGGTGGCCCGGGAAACCATCCGCGAGATTGGCTACACCAGAGCGAAATTTGGCTTTGACTGCGATACCTGTGCCGTGATCACCTCCATTGATGAGCAGTCGCCGGATATTGCCATGGGCGTCAATGAAGCCTGGGAGAAAAAGGAGGGGGTGGCCAGGGATGAGCTGGAGACTCTGGGTGCAGGTGACCAGGGGATGATGTTTGGCTATGCTACCCTGGAGACACCGGAGTATATGCCCATGCCCATTGCCCTGGCCCATAAACTAACACGCCGGCTGGCTGAGGTGCGCAAAGAAAGGATCTTGCCCTATTTACGGCCGGACGGCAAGGCCCAGGTGACGGTGGAGTATGAAGACGGCCGGCCGGTAAGGGTGGATACGGTTGTTATTTCTACCCAGCACCGACCCGATATCGATATGGCGGCCTTAAGGGACGACATCCTGGAAACCGTCATCAAACCGGTTATTCCGGCGGAGATGCTGGATAACCGGACGAGATACTTTATTAATCCCACGGGACGTTTTGTCATCGGCGGTCCCCAGGGCGATACGGGCCTCACCGGCCGCAAGATTATTGTCGATACCTATGGTGGCATGGCCCGCCATGGCGGGGGTGCCCTTTCCGGCAAGGATCCCACCAAGGTGGACCGCTCGGCTGCCTATGCCGCCCGCTATGTGGCCAAAAACGTGGTGGCAGCCGGACTGGCCGAACGCTGCGAGGTGCAGGTGGCTTATGCCATCGGTGTGGCCCGGCCGGTATCCATCAGCGTGGAAACCTACGGGACCGGCAGAATCAGCGACGAGCGGCTGGTGGAATTGATCCGGTCTCACTTTGACCTGCGGCCGGGGGCCATTATCCGCGACCTGGATTTACGCCGGCCTATCTACAAGCCAGTATCTGTCTACGGCCATTTCGGCCGGTCTGATCTGGACCTACCCTGGGAACGCCTGGACAAGGTAGAAGCCCTGCGGGAGGCTGCCGGGCTATAG
- a CDS encoding YdcF family protein translates to MLKRIIITAVLVVIITTGLMYGYIEWYGRNLEAESADVIIVLGAAVWQNGPSPALLERISLAEDLFRRGYAPAIITTGGTGTFNPTPEGTAARLTLIARGVPPEVVHEEVKSRNTRENLDEARKIMLRYGWQKAIIVTHDYHLLRAITEARRLGIEASGAGVHRTTMFRPPLVLREVLANLVRLIV, encoded by the coding sequence ATGCTTAAAAGGATAATCATTACTGCAGTTTTGGTAGTTATTATAACTACAGGGTTGATGTACGGTTACATTGAGTGGTATGGGCGAAACTTAGAGGCCGAAAGTGCCGATGTGATCATCGTGCTGGGTGCCGCCGTTTGGCAGAATGGTCCCAGCCCGGCTTTGCTGGAACGGATTTCCCTGGCCGAAGATCTCTTTCGCAGGGGATATGCGCCGGCGATAATAACGACGGGCGGTACCGGTACCTTTAATCCAACACCCGAGGGTACCGCCGCCCGCTTAACCTTAATCGCCCGCGGCGTACCCCCTGAAGTAGTTCATGAAGAAGTTAAATCACGTAATACCAGAGAGAACCTCGACGAGGCCAGAAAAATCATGCTCAGGTACGGGTGGCAGAAAGCTATTATTGTCACCCACGATTACCACTTGCTGCGAGCAATCACCGAAGCCCGGCGGCTGGGCATAGAGGCTTCAGGTGCCGGGGTTCACAGGACGACCATGTTTCGACCACCGCTTGTGTTGCGGGAGGTACTAGCAAATCTGGTAAGATTGATTGTCTGA